From the genome of Candidatus Defluviilinea proxima:
ACAATACAGACCTCCCTATGACTCGCTCAGAGGTAGCGATACCATTGTTAGTGCACAACAGAGTACTGGGCGTTCTCGATATCCAATCAGACCAGCAACAGGCATTCAAAGTAGATGATATTGATGTTTTGCAGACGCTTACAGATCAGGTCGCTGTAGCGATTGAAAATGCACGTTTATTGGACGAGGCTCAATCGGCACTTTTGCAGATCGAGGCGTTGACAACCGTCCGCACGCGCGAAGCGTGGAATCAAAAAATTCAAAAAGGCAACTACACCTATACATATACCCCACTTGGCTTGCGTGCCGGGAAAGAATCCGAAGATGGCGAAAAAGCATTGAATGTCCCTATTGTTCTAAAAGGACAAAAGATCGGGACCATTTCGTTATCCCGCAAGGGCAACAACACATCCTGGACCGGTCTTGATCAGGACCTTGTCAATGAAGTTGCATACCAGACCGGGCTGGCAATAGACAATATCCGCCTTGTAGAAGACGCCACACAACGTGCCAAACAAGAGCAAACCGTTGGTGAGCTTGCCACCCGCTTTAGTCAGTCATTGGACATTGACAGTCTGTTGCAAACAGCTGCTCGCGAACTTGGTCAGGTGACAGATGTATCCGAAGTTTCCATATTCATAGGCCAAATCCCTGAACAAGCCACGCAGAAAAAACGCGCAAAACGGACTGCCAGTTGAGGATGCGATCATGCTAAGCGCAATCAGAAAATTCTTTACAGCCCCCGTATATAATGGCGACCCAGAAAAAACGCTGGACGCAAAAATTACGCATCGCGTAAGTGTGGCATTGCTTGGCCTTGCCATCTTATCCTTCCCACTTATTCTAGTAGGCACATCACAGCAAAACCGAGAATATGGCGTTATATCGAGTTCTCTCTCTATTGCAATCTGGCTATTCACAATTCTTTTAGTAAAACTTGAAAAACGGACGGTTGCAAAGATCATTATCCTGACTGTCAACACAGCTAGTATTTATTTTTCAATTTTCACATCAGGTGGTCTTGCACAGCCTACAATATTTGCCATGCTCTTTCTCCTGGCGGCAGCGCATCTCTTCTTCCCATCCAAAGGTGCAATTGTATACGGAGCAATCATCCTGGCACTTACATCACTTTTATATGGTCTACATATCATTGGTGTTGTACAAGAAACTCAGTCAACAAATATTGTACAGGGTATATTTTTAACCTTCGCATTTACCCTCATTGCAAGTGCAACCATCCTCGCCATCTCATCGTCGAACTACCAAGCAAACATCAAGGCAGTTCTAGAGAGAGAAAATGAACTTTACGAAAGAAATATCGAGCTCGATCAATTAAGAGGCGCGCTTGAGCAACGCGTATCTGAGCGCACCATACAGCTCGAAAAACGCGCCAATCAGTTCGAGGCCATTTCAACGGTCGCAAGCTCTGTCGCATCTTTAAAGAACATGGACGAGCTTCTCCCAGCGATTGCACGCCTCGTCATCGAAAGTTTTGGTTTTTACCACACCGGTATCTTCCTACTTGATAATAGCAAAGAGTTTGCCATTCTGGTAGCGTCACCAACAGAAGCTGGTAAACAAATGATTGCCAACGGGCACAAATTACGCGTGGGTGAGGTCGGCATTGTAGGACGTGTTGCATCATCTGGTGAGCCTCGTGTTACTCTAGATACCGGTCTTGATGCCGTACACTTTAATAATCCTCTTCTTCCAAATACCCGTTCAGAAATGGCCCTCCCCTCAAAGTAGAGGGAGAGATCATTGGCGTTCTCGATGTACAAAGTGATCAATCACAAGCGTTCAACGAAGATGATCTTGCCATTATGCAAGTATTGGCAGATCAACTAGCAACCGCGATTGAACGTACTCGTTTGCTTCAACAAGTAGAAGACAATTTTAAAGAGCTCGAAAAAGCCTATGGCCGTACTACAAGTGATAGTTGGAAGTCTCTTGCCCAAAGCGGCTTGATCAGTAATTTCGGCTATCGCTTCGACAATACCCGTATTCAACCGATCACAGAAGTTACAGAAACTGGGATAGAAGCCTTAACATCTGGCCAGATCATTGCAGGTAAAGGACATGCCGTTAAAGGCGAAACCGCCATTCCTATCAAATTACGCGGACAACCCATTGGCGTTGTGACTGTCAAGCTTAAGGAAGGGCATAGCACAAGCGCAATCGAAACGATCAAACAAGCGGTGGAACGTCTCGCAAGTTCATTGGAGAGTGCACGTCTCTTTGAGGAGGCACGCTTACGCGCAGATCGTGAACAGGCCATTGCGCAGGTTACATCCAATATTAGTGCTACGAGTGATTTCGACACCATCCTCCGCACAACAGTGGAAGAGATCGGCAAAAAGTTAGGGCAGAGCGAAGTCAGCATTCAAATGATCACGGGCACTGAGGAGTAAGACATGTTAAACGCAACAAAAAAATTCTTCTCCCCGCCAACCTTTGAAGATGAAGAAATCTCACGCCGAGCCAACTGGCTGAATATCATTGCCTGGTTCTTGATCGTTATTCGCGTCATTGTTATTGTAGCGCCAACATCAGGTAGCTTTGTATCCAGAGCAACATCATTTGATAACATTCACCCATTGTTATTTGCAATCGTCGCGCTCATATTAAATAAACGCGGTTACGTCCAAACGGCTGCCTTCATCATCTTGATAGATAACCTGTTTGGCATAGCTATATATTTCTCCGGACAAGGTGGGTTACGTTCACCGTTCTTAACTGCACTGGCCTTTTTGCTAAGTGTTGCAGCTCTCATCATCGGCGAAAGAGGCGCCCTGGGATTTACAGTATTAATCCTTATGACATTGGTTGGCTTTGCCATTGCAGACAACAACGATCTCATCACAAGTACAAGGCTTGAAAACACACGAATTCAGAACCTGTTATTTGGTCAAGCACTCATCTTTATTTCGACTGGATTCATCATATGGCTCACCACCCGTAGCCTGATGCAATCTCTTAAAAATGCACGACAAAAAGAGTTGGAAGTTAGAGCACTGGCATCCAACCTGGAAAAACGAGTGGATGAACGAACAGCAGAACTAGTGAGCAGGACAAGCGCTCTCGAAAAACAGACCCGTCAGCTACAGACAGTTGCCAGTGTAGCAAGAGCCATTGCATCAGTGCAAACCCTTGACAATCTGTTACCTGAAATCGCAAGACTTGTCAGCGAACAATTCGACTTCTATCATGTCGGTATTTTTCTTCTCGATCAAGACAAAAAAAATGCTGTTCTCCGCGCTTCAAACAGTGAAGGTGGTCAACGCATGCTGAGACGCCAGCACCAACTTAAATTGGATGCAAATAGTATCGTAGGCTATGCAACATCTCGTGGAGAACCTCGCATCGCTCTGGATGTTGGAGTTGATGCTGTTTTCTTCAACAACCCGGACCTCCCAGACACCCACTCCGAAATGGCCCTTCCACTCCGTATCGGTGCTGACGTAATCGGCGCATTAGATGTGCAAAGCACCCACACAAATGCATTCTCCGAGCAGGATATCGTTATTATCTCTACTCTCGCTGACCAAATTGCAATAGCCATCGAGAACACTCGCCTATTCAGCGAATCACGTGAGGCCCTCAAAGAATCGGAAGAGGCCTTTGTCCGTTACGTCAGGCGCGAGTGGAGTAGTTTTGCTACACAGGCAAAAAGCACTGGGTATCTGTTTGATGGAAACAGAACCATTTCGCTTGATGCAAAAGATAGATATAAAAAGATTAAATCACTGCCACAAACAGGTCAATTAGTACTGGAAAAAGATGCCAAGGATCTCACCATTCCCATCCGGTTACGAGGTCAAATAATTGGTGTTCTCGAAGTAAAACCAAAGGTTGATGGTCGTCAGTGGACACAGGACGACATGCTTCTATTGGAAGCCGCATCAGAACGTGCCGCCCTAGCTCTCGAAAATGCCCGCCTCGTTGAAACATCCGAGCGACGTGCGTCGCGTGAGCGTACCATCAGCGAAATCTCAACAAGGATCGGCGCAGTCAGTGACCTTGATGCCATCATGCAAGCCGCCGTAGAAGAACTTGGACGCAAGATCGGTAACGCCGCAGAAGTAACACTTGAACTTGATACAGAACAGGATAAATCGTAGGTTTATATTATGTTCGAACAGATCAAAAAAACCTTCTCTCCACCCGTTTTTCCTGATAATGATGATAAAACCCGTGCCGCCCTTTATGGCAACTGGATTATCCTGCTCTTTATGGGCCTTGTCCTTGCTACTGAAATCTCCGGGAAAATGGTACAGGGCGATTTCACTTTCAATATATTGGACGCTGCGTTATTCACACTTTTCGTCTTACTTTTCGTGGCTTGGGTATTACTCAAAAACGGATATGTAAATCAGGCAAATATATTGCTGGTTTCGTTGATGTGGACCATATCAAACTTATACGCATTTCTTGGCTTTGGCGTCAGAGACTCTGCCTACATTGCCAACTTTATCATCATTCTAGCCGCAGGGCTTTTACTGGGCTGGCGTGCCGCATCGATCCTCACAGCTGTTACCATCCTTACTGGTTTTGGCCTGGCATACGCAGAAACCCACAATTTGAGTCCAACCGCCTACTATTCCGTATCTGCAAACACAGCCAGAAACGATATGACTTCCATTCTCGTTGTGTATGCAATTTTTATTTTCCTGTTGTTCAATGGTTGGGATAGTGCCATAAAAAGCGCCAAACGAGGAAAAAACGAGCTGGAAATCAGCAACCGAGAACTCCTCGTGTCACAAAGCATGCTGGAGAAAAACCAAAGAGATTTATTAACTGCGAACCAGGAACTTGTTCATAGAAATGAACGCGTCAATGCGGTTGCTGAAATTTCCAATAAGATCGCCACCATTAACAACATCGAAGACCTCCTCGTGTCCATAGTACATACCATTAGTCGGAAATTTGGCTATTATCATGTAGGCATATTTCTTCTGGATGAAGGAAAACAGTTTGCTGTATTACGCGCAGCGAACAGTGATGGCGGGAAAAATATGCTTACGCGAGGTCACCGCTTGCGCGTCGGTGCACAAGGTATCGTCGGTTATGTTACCTATAGCGGAATTCCTCGTATTGCATTGGACGTAGGTGAAGATGCGGCTTTCTTCAACAATCCAGACTTGCCTGAGACCCATTCCGAAGTTACCCTGCCAATTAAATTTGGTAATGAAATAGTGGGAGCTTTAGACATTCAGTCGAAGGAAACAAATGCATTCACTAAAGAAGATGTGGAAGTCCTCTCCATTTTAACCAACCAGGTTTCGGTTGCGATCCAAAATGCATTTTCATTGGATCAGGCACGACGCGCACTTCAGGAAGCAGAGTTCGCCACCAGTCAATTAACAGGAATCGCGTGGAAAGAGTATGCAGAAAAAGTAAGAACAAAAGGGTATCGCTATGATGGCCTTCGACCCGAACCCTTGAAGGGATCAGTGAGCTCCTCCTCAGAGAGTGATTCAACGATAATACCTGTCCAACTACGCGGACAAACCATCGGGCGTTTGAAATTAAAGACATCTGACTCATCACGCAAATTAACAGATGACGAAATCGCCATTGTTGAATCCACTGCTGATCGTGTTGCTCTTGCCTTTGACTCGGCACGCTTGCTTGATGATGCACAAAAACGTGCTACTCGCGAATCATTCCTCTCTGAAATAGGCTCAAAACTCAGCACATCCTTTCAACTGGATACCATTCTTCGCGATACAGTAGAGGAACTTGGACAAAACCTGAAGGATTCGACAGTCACTTTCCAATTGGTGAACCCATCTTCGCCTATGACCATGGACAATAATGATGAAAACAAACCTTCATTGGGAAGAAAGACGGAGTAACGCATGGTGACGAATCAAACTCCAAATTCCAAGCCCGTCCAAAAACCCACCTGGCAACGACTGTGGGATTGGCTAACAGCACCAACCTCCGCCATTACAGATATTGGCGAGCAACGTTCTGCTCGTTTGGCTGCTTCTTTCCTATTTACGATCGCTTTCTTTGCATTTTTGGGTGGCATCGCCCGCTTTACAATGGCACATCGAAATATAGTGGAGGCATTTTCAGGCGGAATTGGTCTTTCACTCTTCCCAACCCTACTTGTCTACGCATTAGCACGGAGCAAATGGTATCGTGTCGCCATATTTATTTTTTCGGTCACGTACGGTTCTATTGCATATATTTCCATGATATCCGAAGGGGCTCAAGCAAATTCCGGGGTGCTAATTTTTATCTATGTCCCCATCAGCTTGATCGTTGCCAGTACATTTTTATCTGGGTGGGCAGTATTCCTACTAACGGGCCTAAATGTTGGCGCCCTTGTTGCTACAAAATACTTTGGTGCGCCAGTCCCGAGTGAGTTGGCCGTGGAAGCGGCGATGATCACCGTTATTGGTGTTGTATTAATTCTCCTCACAAATTTTCGGAAAAGCATTGAAGGTATCAGATTCCATCAATTACAAGATGCCAATCGCGAATTTGAAAATCTGGCTATCAACCTCGAACAACGCGTGAACGAACGCACGGCAGAACTTGAAAAGGCGAACATCCAAACCAGCCAACGCGCCAAACAACTGCAAACGATCACCCAACTTTCAGAGACCATCGCGCAGGTGCAGGATCTGAACGAACTATTCCCAGCCACTACAGAACTCATTAGTGAGCGATTTGGTTTTTATCACGTGGGCGTATTCCTCATTGACGAAGCGAAAGAGTTTGCTGTTCTACAAGCCGCCAACAGTGAGGGCGGAAAACGGATGTTGAACCGTGGGCACAAACTGAAACTCGGAACTGGTGTGGTAGGCTACTCTGCACAAACAGGTCAACCCCGCATCGCTCTGGACGTTGGGACTGATGCTGTTTTCTTCAACAACCCCGACCTACCAAACACCCATTCCGAAGCCGCCCTGCCGTTGAAATCACGTGGCGATGTTATCGGTATATTGGATGTACAAAGCACGGAAATAGGTGCGTTTACTAGCGAAGATCTGCAAGTACTTACAACCCTGGCCAATCAGGTATCCATTGCATTCGAGAACACCCGATTATTAAGTGAAACACGTGCGGCGCTTTTGCAAGTTCAGGAAGTGTATAACGAGTTCACACGGACCGAATGGGGCCGTGCCGTAACACTGGCTGAGCAACCTGGTTTCCGATATCAGGCAGGACGCATCGAAATGCTGGAAAATGCACTGCGCACTCCTGAAATACTGTCAGCAGTGGAAAATGGGACTGTTGTAGCGAATCAGCCCAACGGGTCGAAAGAGAAGCGAATGTCAATGGCAGTCCCGGTCAAATTACGCGGAGAAGTTATCGGCGTGCTACACATCGAGTCGAATAATTCGTCAAAAGAATGGCAACAAGATGAGATCAGCCTCGTGGAGGCAGTTGCAGAACGCGCCGCCTTTGCCATGGAAAACGCTCGATTGTTCCAGGATGCACGTCGGCGCGCCGCAAAAGAGCAATTGATCTCGCAGGCAACATCACGTATTAGTGGTGCTCTTGATCTCGAAAATATCTTGAAAAACACAGCCGAGGAACTGGAAAAAGTGCTGAGCGGTTCCGAAATATTGATCCAGTTCCAAAATAAAGAAAAATAGGAATAGAAATTTTCCTTACAGGCAACGGATAAAGCGACAATATTATGAAGACTGAAACCATGAAAATAAAAAACACACGAAGTCTGACAACCACATTAGCGATCAGCTTTTTCAGCTTGAGCGCGGTGGCCCTTTTGATTTCGAACAGTCTACAGATCGCATTAACTATCCGAACTCAGCAGACGGAAATCCTGGCCAAACAGGCGTTGATCGCTCAGGACACAGAGAAAAGAGTGAGTGATTTCATCCAGGGAAAGTTCGCATCCATGGAGACGGCCGCGAGCTTTTCCAATCTGGCAACAGCATCTTATGACGAGCGTATCACTGCGTTGAACGGTATGTTAGGCCTTGATCCTTCCTTCAGGCAGATCAGCATGACAAGTAGCGGCGCCAATCTCCAAGCATATGTCTCGCGTACATCTCAAACGATCTCTCAACAATTTGCGTCTCAACTTACTGGATCTGTGTATTCTGCGTTATCAATGGGAGAAAAATTCTTTGTCAGCCCAGTGTATTTTGATGAAACGACGGCTGAACCTCTAATCGCACTGGCTCTCCCATACAAGACCGTCTTTGGTGATTACCAAGGTGTTTTGTCAACCGAGGTCAGTTTAAGATTTCTTTGGGATCTAGTCGATACCATCAAGGTTGGCGAAACTGGATATGTATATATTGTGGACAATCAAGGAAACCTAATCGCCTACAAGGATAGAGGGCGAGTACTCGAAGGTGAAAATGTCAGCAATATTTTTGAAGTTAGCGAGTTTGTACAAGACCCTTCTGCCCCTCTCGATTTAACAGACGATGTAAACACATATACAGGGCTAAGTGGTGAAACCGTTTTAGGCACATTTGTGCCACTAGGAGCGCCCCAATGGGCGGTTGTTGTTGAATTACCACAGAAAGAAGCTTACCAAAACATAGTATCCCTCGCATGGCAGTCATTTGCGCTCGCAGTGCTTATTGCCTTACTTGCGGCATTGGTAGGGTATCTCAGTGCACAACGAACTGCAAAGCCATTGATCGAACTTTCCAGCGCAGCTACGGCCGTGGCCAATGGCAACTTCAATGTTCAAGCCAAAGTTGCTGGTGCAAAAGAGATCATACAACTGACAGATTCTTTCAACAACATGACGACCCAGTTGAGCGATTCGATCAGCAACCTCGAACAACGAGTTACAGAACGTACAGAAGATCTGCAAAAAGCCAATCAACAAAACGAACGGCGTGCCAAGCAATTTGAGGCTATCGCACGCGTTACCCGTACGATCAGTTCATCGTTTGAGCTTGATATTCTTGGAACACAAATTACGAACGCGATCAGCCGCGAGTTTGGTTTCTACCATGTTGGTATCTTCCTACTAGATAGCGCAAAGGAGTACGCAGTACTCAACGCGTCGAACAGTGAAGGTGGTCAGGTTATGTTGCAACGCGGACATAGACTTAAAGTTGGAGAAAAAGGAATGGTCGGCTTCGTATCCAGCACCGGCAAGCCGCGTGTGGCTCTTGATACAGGAGTAGATGCCGTCTTCTTCAACAACCCTGATCTACCCAATACACGTTCAGAAATCACGCTTCCCCTACGTGCAGGGGAAGATGTGATCGGTGTACTTGATGTACAAAGTGTTGAGTCAAATGCCTTCTCACGTGAGGATGTAAATATCCTTTCGATCCTTGCCGATCAGGTTAGTATTGCGTTCCAAAATGCAAGGCAAAATGAGGAAACGCGAAGGGCGTTGGCTGAATCTGATGCACTTTCACGTCAATTTGTCCAAACTGGTTGGCGCCAATTCACAAAGAAGCAAAACCTGTTGGGTGTGCGTCACGCCGGTACAAAGGCAACCATTCTTTACAGTGATGAAGAAACCAAAGGCAAAGATCAGCTACTTAAAACGACAAAGCAGGCAACAGTCAAGCCAAGAGGCGGCTTTTTATCTCTTCCTATTAAATTACGTGGTGAGGTCATCGGTTCAGTAGATATTCAGGCCACAGACAATCGTCAATGGGAACAGGACGAGATGGATATTGTTACAGCGATCATCGAGCGCGCGGCCATCGCAATGGAAAACTCTCGATTGCTCAATGAAGCCCAGCAGCGTGCGGCAAGAGAGCAAGCCATTGGTGAAATGTCAGCGAAGATCGGTGCTTTTACCGAAACCGAAGCCATTCTTCGCGCAACAGTAAACGAGATCGGGCAAAAGCTTCGCGGTGCTCGTGTGGTTTTTGAGCTTGGTACACAGGATGATGATCGAAAACGGAGCAAGTTGAAATGAACACTCAGGTTGAAGAGAAATATACTGAGGTTAAAGATATATGTTAAATAGAATCAGAAAATTCTTTGCTCCCCCTATCCTCGAAGATGAAGAGGCTACGCGCCGGGCAAGTTGGCTTAATGCCATCATACTTTTCCTAATCGTGCTCCGCCTTATCATCATTTTGGCCCCAACCACTAATGATTTCTTAACAAGGGCAACGTCGATAGAAAACATACGTCCGCTCTTGCTCGCAGTTATCGCCTTTATTCTTAATAAAAGAGGATATATTGGAATTGCGGCCACGATCATTTTGGTAGACAGCTTAATAGAATCGTCAATCTACTTCCTTGGACAGGGAGGCTTACGCTCTCCATTTTTAACCGCCTTCGCTTTTCTCCTATGTGTTGCCGCCCTCATTGTAGGTGAGCGGGGAGCAATGCACTTTACATCACTTCTCGTCGTTGTATTAATCGGCTTCGCCGTCGCAGAAAACTATGGTTTCGTGACAAGCGACAGGCTTCAAAATACAAGTACCTTTAGTTTACTTTTCGGTCAAATTGTGGTGCTTGTACCAACAGGTTTCGTTATCTGGCTTACCACCCGCAGTTTGAGACAATCTCTCAAGAATGCACAACAAAAAGAGGCGGAAGTGAGAACGCTGGCGTCTAATCTTGAAAAACGGGTGGAAGAACGCACTGTTGACCTTGAAACAGCCAATCAAAGGAATGAAAAACGCGCACGCCAGTTTGAAGCGATTGCGCAAGTGGCATCTGTATCATCTGCTGGCGAAAGTCTTAATGAAGCCCTACTTCAGTTGACATTTGTAATCAGCAAACAATTCGGTTTTTATCATGCAGGTATTTTTCTTTTGGATGAATCAAAGAAATATGCAATCCTAAAATCTGCAAATAGTGAAGGCGGCAAACGAATGTTGGAGCGCGGTCACCGATTGGAAGTTGGTGAAACCGGTCTGGTAGGTTTTGTAGCTGCGACAGGCAGGCCTCGTATTGCATTAGATACGGGGGCCGATGCTGTTCATTTCAACAATCCAGATTTGCCAGAAACGAAATCGGAAGTGGCCCTGCCTCTTTTACAAGGAAAAGAGGTCATCGGTGTTTTGGACGTTCAAAGCATAGAATCTCAGGCTTTCACAACAGAGGATATTGAAACACTGTCAATTCTGGCAAGCCAGGTAAGCATCATCATTCAAAACACACAATTATATGAAGAAAACGCCGTAGCGCTTCAGAACGCAGAGAAAGCATACCGCCAATTGACCGGCGAAACCTGGAAAGAAATGTTGAAAGCACAAGCTTTGAAGGGATATGTGTACGATGGGATTCGAAGCGAGCCACTCAAACGGACTCTACAATTGGAAAACCCAGTTTCGATACCTGTCAATGTGCGTGGGCAGAACATTGGTGCACTAAAACTCGAAGCTTTAGATAATGATCGAGAATGGTCTGAAGACGAGATAGCCATGTTGACCGCCGCCGCAGAACGCGCCGCCCTCGCTCTTGAAGGTGCCCGTCTGTTGGCAGAAAGCCAGAAACGTGCAGCAAAGGAGCGCACTATTGGAGAAATCACATCCAAGATCAGCGCACAAAGCGAGGTTGATGAGCTTTTGAAAACAGCTGCAAGGGAACTAAGCCGTACATTGCCTGGCACGGAAATTGCAATACAGTTCAACAGGGAAAGCACTGAATAAAGGATACGACCATGTTAAATGCAATCAGAGTTTTCTTTACAGCCCCTGTATACGAAGGCGACCCAGAAAAAACATTAGACGCCAAAACCACACACCTCGCAAGTATGGCATTACTTGTTCTTGGTATATTATCAATTCCGCTCATTGCCTTTAGTGAGGTGGAACAAACCAAAACTTTTGGTCTGATATCAACAACTGTGTCCACCATAATCTGGTTTTTTGCAATCCTTTTAGTAAAGCGTGAAAAACGGACTGCAGTAAAAATCATTATTTTATCTGTCAATACAGCTAGCATTTATTATTCGATAATCACATCAGGTGGTCTTGGGCGTCCCACGATCATTGTACTTTTATTCCTTCTGGCCGCAGCACATCTCTTTTTCCCGCTAAGAGGTGCTATTGGATACGGGATTCTCTTGTTGGTCATCGCATCCAGCATTTATGGATTGCAATTAACAGGCATTGTGCTAGAAACGCAAGCGGTCAACACATCACAAACCCTGTTATTAACCTTTATTTTCACCGTTGTTGCAAGTGCAGGCATTCTAGCAATCTCGTCTGTCAACTATCAAGCTAATATAAAAATGATTCAAGAAAGCGAACGTGAACTTCGCGAAAGAAATAATCAGCTTAATCATTTGAGAGATTCCCTTGAGCAGCGAGTTACTGAACGAACTGTGGAGCTTGAACGCGCTAATAATTACAACGAAAAACGCGCGCGCCAATTCGAGGCTGTTGCACAGGTAGCACGTCTCACTGCCACAAATGAGCAGATTGAAGAACTTCTCCCCCATCTGGCATCAGTTATCAGTGGACAATTTGGTTTTTATCATACCGGCATCTTCCTTTTGGATGACAGCCGAACTAATGCTGTTTTGCGTGCATCAAACAGCGAAGGCGGTAAACGGATGGTCCAACGCAAACATAAACTTCAGGTTGGACAAGCCGGTATCGTGGGTTTCGTCTCTGCTACAGGAACACCACGCATCGCCCTCGACGTTGGATCTGATGCTGTTTTCTTCGATAATCCAGA
Proteins encoded in this window:
- a CDS encoding GAF domain-containing protein, producing MVTNQTPNSKPVQKPTWQRLWDWLTAPTSAITDIGEQRSARLAASFLFTIAFFAFLGGIARFTMAHRNIVEAFSGGIGLSLFPTLLVYALARSKWYRVAIFIFSVTYGSIAYISMISEGAQANSGVLIFIYVPISLIVASTFLSGWAVFLLTGLNVGALVATKYFGAPVPSELAVEAAMITVIGVVLILLTNFRKSIEGIRFHQLQDANREFENLAINLEQRVNERTAELEKANIQTSQRAKQLQTITQLSETIAQVQDLNELFPATTELISERFGFYHVGVFLIDEAKEFAVLQAANSEGGKRMLNRGHKLKLGTGVVGYSAQTGQPRIALDVGTDAVFFNNPDLPNTHSEAALPLKSRGDVIGILDVQSTEIGAFTSEDLQVLTTLANQVSIAFENTRLLSETRAALLQVQEVYNEFTRTEWGRAVTLAEQPGFRYQAGRIEMLENALRTPEILSAVENGTVVANQPNGSKEKRMSMAVPVKLRGEVIGVLHIESNNSSKEWQQDEISLVEAVAERAAFAMENARLFQDARRRAAKEQLISQATSRISGALDLENILKNTAEELEKVLSGSEILIQFQNKEK
- a CDS encoding GAF domain-containing protein, which produces MLNATKKFFSPPTFEDEEISRRANWLNIIAWFLIVIRVIVIVAPTSGSFVSRATSFDNIHPLLFAIVALILNKRGYVQTAAFIILIDNLFGIAIYFSGQGGLRSPFLTALAFLLSVAALIIGERGALGFTVLILMTLVGFAIADNNDLITSTRLENTRIQNLLFGQALIFISTGFIIWLTTRSLMQSLKNARQKELEVRALASNLEKRVDERTAELVSRTSALEKQTRQLQTVASVARAIASVQTLDNLLPEIARLVSEQFDFYHVGIFLLDQDKKNAVLRASNSEGGQRMLRRQHQLKLDANSIVGYATSRGEPRIALDVGVDAVFFNNPDLPDTHSEMALPLRIGADVIGALDVQSTHTNAFSEQDIVIISTLADQIAIAIENTRLFSESREALKESEEAFVRYVRREWSSFATQAKSTGYLFDGNRTISLDAKDRYKKIKSLPQTGQLVLEKDAKDLTIPIRLRGQIIGVLEVKPKVDGRQWTQDDMLLLEAASERAALALENARLVETSERRASRERTISEISTRIGAVSDLDAIMQAAVEELGRKIGNAAEVTLELDTEQDKS
- a CDS encoding GAF domain-containing protein, which translates into the protein MLNRIRKFFAPPILEDEEATRRASWLNAIILFLIVLRLIIILAPTTNDFLTRATSIENIRPLLLAVIAFILNKRGYIGIAATIILVDSLIESSIYFLGQGGLRSPFLTAFAFLLCVAALIVGERGAMHFTSLLVVVLIGFAVAENYGFVTSDRLQNTSTFSLLFGQIVVLVPTGFVIWLTTRSLRQSLKNAQQKEAEVRTLASNLEKRVEERTVDLETANQRNEKRARQFEAIAQVASVSSAGESLNEALLQLTFVISKQFGFYHAGIFLLDESKKYAILKSANSEGGKRMLERGHRLEVGETGLVGFVAATGRPRIALDTGADAVHFNNPDLPETKSEVALPLLQGKEVIGVLDVQSIESQAFTTEDIETLSILASQVSIIIQNTQLYEENAVALQNAEKAYRQLTGETWKEMLKAQALKGYVYDGIRSEPLKRTLQLENPVSIPVNVRGQNIGALKLEALDNDREWSEDEIAMLTAAAERAALALEGARLLAESQKRAAKERTIGEITSKISAQSEVDELLKTAARELSRTLPGTEIAIQFNRESTE
- a CDS encoding GAF domain-containing protein, with translation MKIKNTRSLTTTLAISFFSLSAVALLISNSLQIALTIRTQQTEILAKQALIAQDTEKRVSDFIQGKFASMETAASFSNLATASYDERITALNGMLGLDPSFRQISMTSSGANLQAYVSRTSQTISQQFASQLTGSVYSALSMGEKFFVSPVYFDETTAEPLIALALPYKTVFGDYQGVLSTEVSLRFLWDLVDTIKVGETGYVYIVDNQGNLIAYKDRGRVLEGENVSNIFEVSEFVQDPSAPLDLTDDVNTYTGLSGETVLGTFVPLGAPQWAVVVELPQKEAYQNIVSLAWQSFALAVLIALLAALVGYLSAQRTAKPLIELSSAATAVANGNFNVQAKVAGAKEIIQLTDSFNNMTTQLSDSISNLEQRVTERTEDLQKANQQNERRAKQFEAIARVTRTISSSFELDILGTQITNAISREFGFYHVGIFLLDSAKEYAVLNASNSEGGQVMLQRGHRLKVGEKGMVGFVSSTGKPRVALDTGVDAVFFNNPDLPNTRSEITLPLRAGEDVIGVLDVQSVESNAFSREDVNILSILADQVSIAFQNARQNEETRRALAESDALSRQFVQTGWRQFTKKQNLLGVRHAGTKATILYSDEETKGKDQLLKTTKQATVKPRGGFLSLPIKLRGEVIGSVDIQATDNRQWEQDEMDIVTAIIERAAIAMENSRLLNEAQQRAAREQAIGEMSAKIGAFTETEAILRATVNEIGQKLRGARVVFELGTQDDDRKRSKLK
- a CDS encoding GAF domain-containing protein gives rise to the protein MFEQIKKTFSPPVFPDNDDKTRAALYGNWIILLFMGLVLATEISGKMVQGDFTFNILDAALFTLFVLLFVAWVLLKNGYVNQANILLVSLMWTISNLYAFLGFGVRDSAYIANFIIILAAGLLLGWRAASILTAVTILTGFGLAYAETHNLSPTAYYSVSANTARNDMTSILVVYAIFIFLLFNGWDSAIKSAKRGKNELEISNRELLVSQSMLEKNQRDLLTANQELVHRNERVNAVAEISNKIATINNIEDLLVSIVHTISRKFGYYHVGIFLLDEGKQFAVLRAANSDGGKNMLTRGHRLRVGAQGIVGYVTYSGIPRIALDVGEDAAFFNNPDLPETHSEVTLPIKFGNEIVGALDIQSKETNAFTKEDVEVLSILTNQVSVAIQNAFSLDQARRALQEAEFATSQLTGIAWKEYAEKVRTKGYRYDGLRPEPLKGSVSSSSESDSTIIPVQLRGQTIGRLKLKTSDSSRKLTDDEIAIVESTADRVALAFDSARLLDDAQKRATRESFLSEIGSKLSTSFQLDTILRDTVEELGQNLKDSTVTFQLVNPSSPMTMDNNDENKPSLGRKTE